The Acidicapsa acidisoli genome window below encodes:
- a CDS encoding type II toxin-antitoxin system VapC family toxin, with translation MSRSYPILADTAIWIAHFRADEPEMRAQLNDRNILMHPFIVAELALGSLRDRGRTLKTLERLPQVRVAHLEEVRRMIEAHSLFSKGIGLTDAYLIASTLITPPVRLWTRDKRLKDTALALGIDAGLD, from the coding sequence GTGAGCCGGAGTTATCCGATTCTGGCGGACACGGCTATTTGGATTGCGCATTTTCGCGCTGATGAGCCTGAGATGCGCGCGCAACTGAACGACCGCAACATTTTGATGCATCCGTTTATTGTTGCGGAACTGGCTTTGGGCTCGCTCCGGGACCGTGGGCGGACGCTGAAGACGCTTGAAAGGCTACCGCAGGTGCGTGTCGCGCATCTTGAGGAAGTGCGACGAATGATAGAGGCCCACTCGCTCTTCAGCAAGGGGATTGGCCTTACGGACGCTTATCTGATTGCTTCAACTCTGATTACTCCACCGGTGCGGTTGTGGACGCGCGACAAGAGGTTGAAAGACACTGCTCTTGCGCTGGGGATTGATGCTGGGTTGGATTGA
- a CDS encoding methyltransferase domain-containing protein yields the protein MLGKLFDRPPAPGASSGAGGPRILRHSGGWGALRKRLTSEEGLRVLDIGSTSPANINYLTSLGHSVYMADLVEDAATGEWLTGTDEDGKPVWDVEGFARQNLHFSGRNFDMVLMWTALDYLPEALVAPVVRALHGAMTPGGQLLAFFHTKLQPDSTPYHRFHITATDDVELQRARPATQQRAMTNRNIERLFSDWSGLKQFLAKDGVSEAIIVR from the coding sequence ATGCTAGGCAAGTTGTTTGATCGGCCGCCAGCGCCTGGAGCTTCCTCTGGCGCGGGCGGGCCTCGCATTCTGCGCCATTCAGGCGGCTGGGGCGCGTTGCGCAAACGGTTGACGAGCGAGGAGGGTTTGCGCGTCCTCGATATCGGGAGCACTTCGCCGGCCAACATCAATTACCTGACGAGCCTTGGCCACAGCGTTTATATGGCCGATCTGGTGGAAGACGCGGCGACGGGCGAGTGGCTCACGGGAACGGACGAGGACGGCAAACCGGTTTGGGATGTGGAGGGCTTTGCCAGGCAGAATCTACATTTCTCGGGGCGGAACTTCGACATGGTCCTGATGTGGACAGCGCTCGATTATCTGCCGGAGGCGCTTGTGGCTCCGGTGGTGCGGGCGCTGCATGGGGCGATGACGCCGGGTGGGCAGCTGCTTGCATTTTTTCACACCAAGCTGCAGCCGGATTCGACACCCTATCATCGCTTTCATATCACTGCGACGGACGATGTGGAATTGCAGCGGGCGCGACCGGCGACGCAGCAGCGCGCTATGACGAACCGGAACATTGAGCGGTTGTTTTCGGACTGGTCCGGCCTGAAGCAGTTTCTGGCCAAGGATGGGGTTTCGGAAGCGATTATCGTCCGCTAA
- a CDS encoding DUF2076 domain-containing protein, which yields MTSQEEQMLNSLVERVNSTKLTEKDPDAETLLARGFSPNPDAVYILAQSVLVQNIALEQARAQLSQAQEQVAQLQQQQTQQPARATSFLGNLLGHRDPAPPPPPPYQSAYTPQAAPEYQTPYNPGPGYQPGYAGQPYGGPQYAAAPPSQPSFLRSAAQTAAGVAAGALAFEGVESLLHGGFGHPGMGMGMGGWGMPGVGFGMGPGMGFERPVEETVVNNYYDSPGGEHSEHGQGDFGRGGDAQFQDASWNDDSGSGFDSGGDSGSDFGDSGSFDDGGSGGDGSGF from the coding sequence GTGACTTCTCAGGAAGAACAGATGCTCAACTCGCTCGTCGAGCGGGTAAATTCAACAAAATTAACGGAAAAGGACCCGGATGCCGAGACGCTGCTGGCGCGCGGATTCAGTCCCAACCCTGACGCGGTTTATATTCTGGCGCAGAGCGTGCTGGTGCAGAACATTGCGCTGGAGCAGGCAAGGGCGCAGCTCTCGCAGGCCCAGGAACAGGTAGCGCAGTTGCAGCAGCAGCAAACGCAGCAGCCGGCGCGTGCCACGAGCTTTCTAGGCAATCTGCTGGGGCATCGCGACCCTGCGCCACCTCCTCCGCCTCCTTACCAGTCTGCATACACGCCGCAGGCGGCTCCGGAGTACCAGACGCCTTACAATCCTGGGCCGGGTTATCAACCGGGATATGCCGGTCAGCCGTATGGCGGCCCGCAATATGCCGCCGCGCCGCCTAGCCAGCCCAGCTTTTTGCGTTCGGCGGCCCAGACTGCAGCGGGCGTGGCCGCAGGAGCGCTCGCGTTTGAAGGCGTGGAATCACTGCTGCACGGCGGATTTGGCCATCCCGGGATGGGCATGGGGATGGGTGGCTGGGGCATGCCCGGCGTCGGCTTCGGCATGGGGCCGGGAATGGGGTTTGAGCGACCTGTGGAAGAGACGGTCGTGAACAACTACTACGATTCGCCGGGTGGAGAGCACTCGGAGCACGGGCAGGGCGATTTCGGCCGCGGCGGCGATGCGCAGTTCCAGGATGCGAGCTGGAACGACGATTCGGGGTCGGGATTTGATAGCGGTGGAGATAGCGGATCTGACTTCGGTGATTCGGGCAGCTTCGATGATGGTGGCTCGGGTGGGGACGGCAGCGGGTTCTAG
- the mazG gene encoding nucleoside triphosphate pyrophosphohydrolase yields the protein MEPLPSDILPDEIPPASALDSATPEAAGAFAESVAIMARLRGPDGCPWDREQSFDSIRKYTLEETYEVLDAIERRDWPNLAEELGDLLLQVLFYSQMAADEGRFTIADVLGTLNRKLVRRHPHVFGEEASAAAGNQASVDAAVNGSAARVLANWEQIKTAEKQSAGAKTERHSLLDEVQRAQPALAEAAKLGSKAAKVGFDWSHWRDLLAKLDEETAELVAAVEARETVQQRIPFGNDGQERQVHAEVEAELGDLLFTAVNLGRHLKVDAEMALRGTNARFRQRFREMERVAGESLGKPLSDLTPTELEALWMGAKVTLSAAGSKTISISGAGK from the coding sequence ATGGAGCCTCTCCCAAGCGACATCTTGCCGGATGAGATTCCTCCGGCTTCGGCGCTCGATTCTGCGACTCCGGAGGCGGCTGGGGCCTTTGCCGAGTCGGTTGCGATCATGGCGCGCCTGCGTGGGCCGGACGGGTGCCCGTGGGACCGGGAGCAGAGCTTCGACTCGATTCGCAAATACACGCTGGAAGAGACATATGAGGTTCTGGACGCGATAGAGCGTCGCGACTGGCCGAATCTGGCGGAGGAGCTGGGCGATCTGCTGTTGCAGGTGCTGTTTTATTCACAGATGGCGGCCGACGAGGGGCGGTTCACGATTGCCGATGTGCTCGGGACGCTGAATCGCAAGCTGGTGCGGCGGCATCCGCATGTTTTTGGCGAAGAGGCTTCGGCGGCTGCGGGGAACCAGGCGAGCGTGGATGCCGCTGTAAATGGCTCAGCAGCGCGCGTGCTCGCGAACTGGGAGCAGATTAAGACAGCGGAGAAGCAGTCTGCCGGGGCAAAGACGGAGCGGCATTCGTTGCTGGACGAGGTGCAGCGCGCACAGCCTGCGCTGGCGGAGGCGGCAAAGCTTGGATCGAAGGCGGCGAAGGTTGGCTTCGACTGGAGCCACTGGCGCGATCTGCTGGCGAAGCTGGATGAGGAGACGGCTGAGCTGGTCGCGGCAGTTGAGGCCCGAGAGACTGTACAACAGCGGATTCCCTTTGGGAATGACGGACAAGAAAGGCAAGTTCATGCAGAGGTCGAGGCGGAGTTGGGGGATTTGCTGTTTACGGCGGTGAATCTTGGGCGGCATCTGAAGGTGGATGCGGAGATGGCGCTGCGGGGCACAAATGCCCGGTTTCGGCAGCGCTTTCGCGAGATGGAGCGGGTTGCGGGCGAGAGTCTGGGCAAGCCGTTGTCGGATTTGACGCCGACGGAGCTGGAGGCGCTCTGGATGGGTGCGAAGGTTACGCTTTCGGCGGCTGGCTCGAAAACTATATCTATATCAGGAGCAGGGAAATGA
- a CDS encoding metal-dependent hydrolase, translated as MNLLKGTRVTWLGHATVLVQLPSGTNLLIDPFIEHNPKYPKGFALPEKIDFILLTHAHFDHTADVLPVAQKYGATVVAMVELAQYFAGKGVTHTIGMNLGGTVQVPGAAVTLVEAKHSSSIEEGGISLYLGEAAGIVLTVEGGPVLYHAGDTTVFRDMELIRELYAPDVAMLPIGGHYTMGPKEAALAVRFLQPQLILPLHWGTFPPLTGTPQELAKLVSDPEIVALVAPGDVLSA; from the coding sequence ATGAATTTGCTGAAAGGAACGCGCGTGACCTGGCTTGGGCACGCAACCGTGTTGGTGCAACTGCCCAGCGGCACCAATCTTCTGATCGATCCATTTATCGAGCACAATCCCAAATACCCGAAGGGTTTCGCGTTGCCGGAGAAGATCGATTTCATTCTGCTTACGCATGCCCACTTTGACCATACGGCGGATGTGTTACCGGTTGCACAGAAATATGGCGCGACGGTAGTTGCGATGGTGGAATTAGCGCAGTACTTCGCAGGCAAGGGGGTTACCCATACGATTGGAATGAACCTTGGCGGAACGGTTCAAGTTCCGGGGGCCGCAGTTACTCTGGTCGAAGCGAAGCACTCATCGAGTATCGAGGAGGGCGGGATATCTTTGTATCTTGGCGAGGCCGCGGGGATCGTACTTACAGTCGAGGGCGGCCCGGTACTTTATCACGCCGGGGATACAACGGTGTTTCGCGATATGGAGTTGATCCGGGAGCTTTACGCTCCGGATGTGGCTATGTTGCCGATTGGCGGCCACTATACGATGGGTCCGAAAGAAGCGGCTCTGGCGGTCCGATTCCTACAGCCGCAACTTATTTTGCCGTTGCATTGGGGCACATTTCCCCCGCTGACCGGAACCCCGCAGGAGCTGGCGAAACTCGTAAGCGATCCGGAGATAGTGGCATTAGTTGCGCCGGGGGATGTGCTGAGCG
- the menC gene encoding o-succinylbenzoate synthase — protein MKIDAIYLRELNLPLVRPFQTSFGTTRDRRVVLAEIHSEGLIGWGECTAGEHPHFSEESVDSCWQVIVEELGPMLAASSPENGGQCPRIFGLVRGNRMAKATLENAIWDLEAQRKGISLSQLLGGVRDVIPCGVSIGIQSSISELLDVIGREVAAGYQRIKLKCKPGWDVEVFERVRDRFPDITLSCDANSAYRLKDADHLASFDQFDLLMVEQPLWYDDFYYHSMLQKRLSTAICLDESIRNRRDALAAIEMESCRIINIKLGRVGGFSEALAVHNAAFERGIPVWCGGMLESGIGRSHNIALSTLENYSLPGDVSASRRYWAEDIIEPEVTVSAQGEISIPDSPGRGYEVRIDLVERLTVRKHEIRAHALVG, from the coding sequence ATGAAAATTGACGCAATCTACCTGCGGGAACTGAATCTCCCGCTCGTTCGCCCATTCCAGACGAGTTTTGGAACCACGCGGGATCGTCGCGTTGTGCTCGCCGAGATTCATTCGGAGGGTTTGATCGGCTGGGGGGAGTGCACAGCCGGAGAGCATCCCCACTTTTCTGAGGAGTCCGTGGACTCCTGCTGGCAGGTGATTGTTGAAGAGCTTGGTCCGATGCTTGCGGCCAGCTCTCCGGAAAACGGTGGCCAGTGCCCGCGGATCTTTGGCCTCGTACGCGGTAACCGGATGGCCAAGGCAACGCTGGAAAACGCGATCTGGGATCTTGAGGCGCAGCGGAAGGGAATTTCGCTCAGCCAGTTGCTGGGCGGGGTGCGGGATGTGATTCCATGTGGCGTTTCGATCGGTATCCAGTCTTCGATTTCGGAACTGCTGGATGTGATCGGACGCGAGGTTGCGGCGGGCTACCAGCGGATCAAGTTGAAGTGCAAGCCGGGATGGGATGTCGAGGTCTTCGAGCGGGTTCGGGATCGATTTCCCGATATCACCCTGAGTTGCGACGCGAACTCGGCGTACCGGCTCAAGGATGCCGATCACCTGGCGAGCTTTGACCAGTTTGACCTGCTGATGGTGGAGCAGCCGCTGTGGTATGACGATTTTTACTACCATTCGATGTTGCAGAAGCGCCTGAGTACGGCGATCTGCCTGGATGAGTCGATCCGCAATCGGCGCGACGCGCTGGCGGCAATCGAGATGGAATCGTGCCGGATTATCAATATCAAGCTAGGACGGGTGGGCGGATTCTCCGAGGCGCTGGCGGTGCATAACGCGGCCTTTGAGCGCGGCATTCCGGTGTGGTGCGGCGGAATGCTGGAGTCCGGTATTGGGCGCTCTCACAACATTGCGCTTTCTACGCTGGAAAATTACTCGCTTCCGGGAGATGTCTCGGCGTCGCGGCGGTATTGGGCGGAAGACATCATTGAGCCGGAAGTTACGGTTTCAGCACAGGGAGAGATCTCGATTCCGGATTCTCCTGGCCGGGGTTATGAGGTGCGCATCGATCTGGTGGAACGGCTTACGGTGCGCAAGCATGAGATTCGGGCTCATGCTCTAGTCGGCTAG
- a CDS encoding SET domain-containing protein yields the protein MGLIVRSSAIHAAGCYTTAPVNKGERIAEYTGRRIGKEEADALYTDYPVTYLFGLGDGSIVIDGFCTAMFINHSCDGNAETSEDEDGRVWITALRNIPADAEITYDYCLYEGGDDPCTCHCGADNCRGSMYSHAEIKRRKAEARKAAKKKRGKRKAAKTKSRSTS from the coding sequence ATGGGACTAATCGTTCGTTCATCGGCCATCCACGCCGCAGGCTGCTACACCACTGCGCCCGTCAACAAAGGCGAACGCATCGCCGAATACACTGGCCGGCGCATCGGTAAAGAAGAAGCCGACGCACTCTACACCGACTACCCCGTCACCTACCTCTTTGGACTCGGCGACGGCTCCATTGTCATCGACGGCTTCTGCACCGCCATGTTCATCAACCACAGTTGCGACGGCAATGCCGAAACCAGTGAAGATGAAGATGGCCGGGTCTGGATCACCGCCCTCCGCAACATCCCCGCCGACGCCGAAATCACCTACGACTACTGCCTCTACGAAGGCGGCGACGACCCTTGCACCTGCCACTGCGGCGCAGACAACTGCCGCGGATCGATGTACTCCCACGCCGAAATCAAACGCCGCAAGGCAGAAGCCCGCAAAGCCGCCAAGAAAAAACGCGGCAAACGCAAAGCCGCGAAAACAAAGAGCCGGAGCACTAGTTAA
- a CDS encoding tetratricopeptide repeat protein, giving the protein MVLDVLWLGLWLVAATPGLVAQSAPPPSAPAPASGQQGNPFPADDSKAPAPESGAQKDSGAKPKAADNPFPGEDPNAPIIPVGPDSGAAGSRPGSGSGADAPTPRRDADPDGDPVRSPDGAAHTTDDDGFASSSSGLNRVPAPDDSDERPGKSTKNKTREQVIKEDVDVGGFYLDKKNWKAAQARFTSAFALDSENPDAVWGLAEAERHLQLYKEAAEHYKLLLSYDPDGPHHREARKALEEVETARPPVSASSKMTGSESSPPK; this is encoded by the coding sequence GTGGTTTTGGATGTCCTGTGGTTGGGTCTGTGGCTGGTGGCCGCGACCCCGGGGCTGGTGGCGCAGAGTGCGCCGCCACCGTCGGCGCCTGCGCCGGCCTCGGGCCAGCAGGGAAATCCGTTCCCGGCAGATGATTCGAAGGCTCCAGCACCGGAGAGCGGTGCGCAGAAGGATTCTGGTGCGAAGCCGAAAGCAGCGGACAATCCGTTTCCGGGGGAGGACCCGAATGCTCCGATTATCCCGGTTGGGCCGGATTCGGGCGCGGCGGGATCGCGGCCAGGTTCCGGTTCGGGCGCCGATGCGCCGACGCCGCGAAGGGATGCGGACCCGGATGGCGATCCGGTTCGTTCGCCGGACGGAGCGGCGCATACAACGGACGATGACGGATTCGCTTCCAGCAGCTCGGGGTTGAATCGAGTGCCTGCCCCGGATGACAGCGACGAGCGTCCGGGAAAGTCGACGAAGAATAAGACTCGCGAGCAGGTGATCAAGGAAGACGTGGATGTGGGCGGTTTTTATTTAGACAAGAAGAACTGGAAGGCGGCACAGGCGAGGTTTACTTCTGCGTTTGCGCTGGATTCGGAGAATCCCGATGCGGTATGGGGTTTGGCGGAGGCAGAGCGTCATCTGCAGCTTTACAAGGAAGCTGCGGAGCATTACAAGCTGTTGCTTTCCTACGATCCGGATGGGCCGCATCACCGCGAGGCGCGCAAGGCACTGGAAGAGGTGGAAACGGCGCGGCCGCCGGTTTCGGCGTCCTCAAAGATGACAGGATCGGAAAGCTCGCCTCCTAAGTAG
- a CDS encoding type II toxin-antitoxin system VapB family antitoxin, giving the protein MRTTLALDDDLVRTAQEYSGVLEKTALVREALKALIEREASRRLAALGGSMPDLEDIPRLRVSEL; this is encoded by the coding sequence ATGCGAACAACATTGGCGCTGGACGACGATCTGGTCCGAACCGCTCAGGAATATTCGGGGGTCCTGGAGAAGACAGCTCTTGTGCGTGAGGCGCTCAAGGCGCTGATTGAGCGGGAAGCTTCGCGAAGACTTGCCGCGCTGGGCGGCTCAATGCCGGACCTGGAGGACATTCCTCGGCTGAGAGTTAGCGAATTGTGA
- a CDS encoding DUF1569 domain-containing protein translates to MAYSFFNIGTTASFSLLKGQRKLAYMHPVLKSALEPLAEQVMTISLQEAQVPPVPGQGRWCAQQIMEHLILTYQLTSSSVSRQLKSGHVPKNRRNLLEFLLRVQTIGLGYMPEGIPAIRAFRPTQFTPEDGPAIAARFLEAAEEMDTLLVAARRKFGIQACGEHPFFGVMRVDEWRRYHAIHAGHHAVQLRNAIRYARSLTAVPEEAAPLTSASVQRA, encoded by the coding sequence TTGGCATATTCTTTCTTCAACATCGGGACCACTGCTTCTTTCTCGCTGTTGAAGGGACAGCGCAAGCTAGCCTACATGCACCCAGTCTTGAAGTCCGCCCTGGAACCACTGGCTGAACAAGTCATGACGATAAGTCTGCAAGAGGCACAGGTTCCTCCGGTGCCCGGGCAGGGACGGTGGTGCGCCCAGCAGATCATGGAGCATCTGATTCTGACCTATCAACTGACTTCGAGTTCGGTGAGCCGTCAGTTGAAGTCGGGGCATGTGCCGAAGAATCGGCGTAATCTGCTGGAGTTTTTGTTGCGGGTGCAGACGATCGGGTTGGGTTACATGCCCGAGGGGATTCCTGCGATTCGGGCGTTTCGACCGACCCAATTCACGCCTGAGGATGGGCCGGCGATCGCGGCGCGCTTTCTGGAGGCGGCGGAAGAGATGGACACGTTGCTGGTTGCGGCGAGACGGAAGTTTGGCATACAGGCGTGCGGGGAGCATCCATTTTTTGGAGTGATGCGCGTCGACGAATGGCGTCGCTACCATGCGATTCACGCAGGGCATCATGCTGTCCAGTTGCGAAACGCGATTCGTTATGCGCGATCTTTGACGGCTGTTCCCGAAGAGGCGGCTCCGCTGACTTCCGCCTCTGTGCAAAGAGCTTGA
- a CDS encoding GNAT family N-acetyltransferase — protein MIVIRECRGFDELQACVDLQLEVWGYSDGDVIPRRVFLVSQKIGGQVLGAFETGNGKTGDASSLVGFSFSLPGVKTGAQSRSGRPESYLHSHMLAVREGFRNQNIGARLKLAQREDALARGFERIEWTFDPVEIKNSFLNIHKLGAIVRRYEENFYGVSSSRLQGGLQTDRLVAEWWIVSPRVTDAIEGRPVAPPSGGYSAEIRVPAAIYAWKADDRERHLAQAIQAENRRKFQQAFSEGLSVVAFTRDADGSGVFHLGRWTEPESRFTVEAEDGCVRL, from the coding sequence ATGATTGTAATCCGCGAGTGTCGCGGCTTTGACGAGTTGCAGGCCTGTGTCGATTTGCAGCTCGAGGTGTGGGGATACAGCGACGGGGATGTGATTCCGAGGCGTGTGTTTCTGGTTTCGCAGAAGATCGGCGGGCAGGTCCTTGGCGCTTTTGAGACTGGGAATGGCAAAACGGGCGATGCGTCTTCGCTGGTCGGGTTTTCTTTTTCGCTGCCGGGAGTCAAGACAGGGGCTCAATCGCGCAGCGGGAGGCCGGAGAGCTATCTGCACTCGCATATGCTGGCGGTGCGGGAGGGGTTCCGCAACCAGAATATTGGCGCTCGGCTTAAGCTGGCACAGCGCGAGGATGCTTTGGCGCGGGGCTTCGAGCGGATCGAATGGACCTTCGATCCAGTGGAGATCAAGAATTCTTTCCTAAATATCCACAAGCTGGGCGCCATAGTTCGACGTTATGAAGAGAACTTTTATGGTGTATCCTCATCTCGACTTCAAGGCGGGTTGCAGACCGACCGGCTGGTAGCCGAATGGTGGATTGTGTCCCCCAGAGTGACGGATGCGATCGAGGGAAGGCCTGTAGCGCCGCCTAGCGGTGGATATTCGGCGGAGATTCGGGTTCCGGCGGCCATTTATGCGTGGAAGGCAGACGACCGGGAACGGCATCTTGCGCAGGCAATACAGGCGGAAAACCGCCGCAAGTTTCAGCAGGCCTTTTCGGAAGGCCTTTCTGTGGTTGCCTTTACCCGCGATGCGGACGGAAGCGGAGTCTTTCACCTGGGCCGATGGACGGAGCCCGAGAGCCGATTCACAGTCGAAGCGGAAGATGGCTGTGTCAGACTATGA
- a CDS encoding prepilin peptidase — protein MIEILADLHFLGTIFAALLGLAFGSFLNVFLTRFPEGESIVSPRSHCRNCDHTLAWWENLPLLSWIILRGRCRACRTWIGIRYPLIELAMALLWAACWAKFSVSAFPTTTTPGATPEALAQNIAQNIIQTLGSALLCWLLIALAALDAEHFWLPDALTLPGIALGFFFTLLRSWSGDAIDRYAILTHAATTSALAILASAGLVLFIRLGYWLVRRQEGMGLGDAKLMALLGAWLGLIGAMESFVLSVLAASAAASVWLAVLALRRKTSEWATIPLPLGTFLCAAAVSEIFHPNWIFKAMHLDIFFG, from the coding sequence GTGATCGAAATCTTGGCAGATCTGCATTTTCTCGGAACCATCTTCGCCGCGCTGCTCGGCCTCGCCTTCGGCAGCTTCCTCAACGTCTTTCTGACCCGCTTCCCCGAGGGCGAAAGCATCGTCTCGCCCCGCTCCCACTGCCGCAACTGCGACCACACGCTGGCCTGGTGGGAAAACCTGCCCCTGCTCAGTTGGATCATTCTCCGCGGCCGCTGCCGCGCCTGCCGCACCTGGATCGGCATCCGCTACCCGCTCATAGAACTGGCCATGGCCCTGCTATGGGCCGCCTGCTGGGCAAAATTCAGCGTTTCAGCTTTTCCCACCACAACCACCCCAGGCGCAACTCCCGAGGCCTTAGCCCAAAACATAGCCCAAAACATAATCCAGACCCTCGGCTCCGCACTCCTCTGCTGGCTTCTCATCGCCCTCGCCGCCCTCGACGCCGAACACTTCTGGCTACCCGACGCACTCACCCTCCCCGGCATCGCACTCGGATTCTTCTTTACGCTCCTGCGTAGCTGGTCCGGCGACGCCATCGACCGCTACGCAATCCTCACCCACGCCGCGACAACCTCCGCGCTCGCCATCCTCGCCTCAGCCGGCCTCGTCCTGTTCATCCGTCTCGGCTACTGGCTGGTCCGCCGTCAGGAAGGCATGGGACTCGGAGACGCAAAGCTGATGGCGCTTCTCGGAGCATGGCTCGGCCTCATCGGCGCGATGGAGAGTTTTGTCCTGTCGGTCCTTGCCGCATCGGCAGCCGCCTCCGTCTGGCTCGCAGTCTTAGCCCTTCGCCGCAAAACCAGCGAATGGGCCACGATCCCGCTCCCTCTGGGAACCTTCCTCTGCGCCGCCGCAGTCTCCGAAATCTTCCATCCCAACTGGATATTCAAGGCGATGCATCTCGATATCTTCTTCGGATAA
- a CDS encoding bactofilin family protein has product MAVENTPARIGKSVLIRGEVKGSEDLFVDGRVEGTISLSESRLTVGPNAVLAADLTARDVLILGQVQGNVVATGRVELRAGCQVTGDVRALRLAIEDNAVFRGKVDLTQGPARVADPAATTQAEG; this is encoded by the coding sequence ATGGCAGTGGAAAACACACCGGCCCGGATCGGCAAATCGGTTCTCATCCGCGGCGAAGTCAAGGGCAGCGAAGATCTGTTTGTCGATGGGCGTGTCGAGGGCACGATCAGCCTTTCGGAGAGCCGTCTCACCGTCGGTCCCAACGCAGTGTTGGCCGCCGACCTCACCGCGCGGGACGTTCTCATCCTGGGACAGGTGCAGGGAAATGTCGTCGCGACGGGCCGAGTGGAACTGCGGGCCGGTTGCCAGGTAACAGGCGACGTTCGCGCTCTGCGGTTGGCGATCGAAGACAATGCGGTCTTTCGCGGCAAGGTTGATCTGACCCAGGGGCCGGCCAGGGTCGCCGATCCGGCTGCTACCACGCAGGCCGAGGGCTAG